One Podarcis muralis chromosome 1, rPodMur119.hap1.1, whole genome shotgun sequence genomic window carries:
- the LOC144327581 gene encoding secretoglobin family 1D member 2-like gives MKLTTVFLLGTLLVCCYSATAIKTCPVLVDTLTNFLFASHDDYMKAIDRFATTEEMKKAASVLKQCAVGLPESVLIAKSQVLLNILHECEKPQLLQN, from the exons ATGAAGCTGACAACTGTATTTCTCCTGGGCACTCTGTTGGTTTGCTGTTATTCGG CTACTGCTATCAAAACTTGCCCCGTTCTTGTTGATACTCTCACAAACTTCCTTTTCGCCTCGCATGATGACTACATGAAAGCAATTGATCGCTTTGCCACCACcgaagaaatgaagaaagctgCTTCTGTGCTTAAACAATGTGCAGTTGGGCTTCCGGAATCCGTTCTAATTGCAAAAAGCCAAGTGCTG TTAAATATCCTGCATGAATGTGAAAAGCCACAACTGCTGCAAAACTGA